A stretch of DNA from Veillonellales bacterium:
ACCGGCAATTTCAATAATAGTCAGTCCCCGGCAACTATCGGACATATCTTCCATAAGCTGAGCCAATAATAGTTGAACATGCTCTTCCTCAATCGAAAGTATCTGTGCGATTTTTCCGGCTGTCATGGGGTCCCCATGAGCGAATAACAAGGCTTCAATATGCCCCTTCAGGTGCGCATAAAACATTGGGCATACTACCTCCTCAACATAAGATAGATAGGAGCAAAACTCTTTTCCTGACGAATGTTCACCCGTGTCAGCCGCATCAACTCTAACAGCGCTAGAAAAGAAACAATCATTTCCGACCGCGTTCCCGCTCTGATGAAAACCCGGCTAAATTCAACCGAACCATCATTCTGCCGCAACAGATGAAGAATATCGTACATCTTATCCTGGACACTAAATTCATCATGATCCACCAACGCAGAGGAAGGCTCTTTGCTTTCCCATACAGCAGCAAAAGCTGCCAGCAAATCGTCTAGCTTTAATCCTTCCGGTAATAAAACCTGCTCAGCAAATATTTGTGGCAAACGAGAAAAATACCGTCGGTGATTTTTCGCCATTTCTTCCATTACGCCTGCCATTTGCTTAAATTTCCGATATTCCAGAAGCCTGTCGATCAATTCCTGCCGCGGGTCACCTGCTTCATCGTCCAAGGCTGCGTTCTCCACCGGGTTAGGCAGCAGTATCCTCGATTTTATCTGCAGCAAAGTTGCTGCCATGACTAAAAATTCGCTGGCAATATCGATATTGAATTCTTTCAGCGCTTGCAGATAATCTAAATATTGTTCGGTAATTTTAGCAATAGGTATATCATAAATATCTAATTCATCTTTTTCAATTAAATGCATCAGCAGATCCATGGGACCTTCAAAAATTTCCAGTTTCACCTTATACGCTGCCATCTCAGGACAAATTCATCGCCCGGCGTACTTCTTCCATCGTTCGACTTGCCACCTTGCGGGCCCGCTCGGCGCCATAGACCAGAATTTCCTGCACTCGCTGCGGCTTCGCTGCCAATGCCTTGCGGCGGTTATGTATGTCGGCTAAATCTGTCACCATTTTTTCTGCCAGACGTTTCTTGCATTCAACGCAGCCGATTTCCGCCTGCGTGCAGCAACTGGTAACGTTGTCCAAATCTTCTTTGCTAAAAATTTTATGAAAGGCATACACGGTACAAATATCAGGATGTCCCGGATCAGTCTTTTTCACCCGTTGAGGATCGGTTACCATCAAACGCACTCGGCCCCTCAACTCATCAGGACTGGCAGCAAAAGGAATTTCATTACCATAAGATTTGCTCATTTTTCGTCCATCAATACCCGGCAGCAAAGGTGCCTGGCTCAGAAAAGGCTTTGGTTCAGGGAATATCGGCTGATATAGGTTATTAAACCGTCTGAGTATTTCTCTGGTCAATTCCAGATGGGGAATTTGATCCTCACCTACCGGCACGGTATCTGCCTTATACAAAATAATATCAGCAGTCATAAGTTCGGGATATCCTAAAAAGCCATAGGTATTAATGTCCTTGCCTTGACTTCCCAGTTGCTGCAGCTTGTCTTTATAGGTGGGTACACGTTCCAGCCAAGACAAAGGCGTAATCATGGATAATAAAAGATGCAATTCGGCATGTTCTTTCACCTGGGATTGAACAAAAATTACATTGCGTTCCGGATCCAGTCCTGCGCTGAGCCAATCCAAAGCCATATTATGAATATTTTCGGGTATCTTGCTGGTGTTATCAAATGAAGATGTTAAAGCATGCCAATCCACAATAGAAAAAAAGCATTCATATTCATGCTGAAGCTTTACCCAGTTTTCCAGCGCACCTAAATAATTGCCCAGATGAAATCTTCCTGATGGCTGCATACCACTAAAAATTCGTCCCTTACTCATTGCGATCTCCTCCAACTAGAAAATTATCATAATAATTTTATTAATAATATAATACAACCCGTATTCAAACGGATACAGGATAGCACCGATGATACCGACATAAACTAACGCCATAAGGATAAACGGCCCATAAGGCTCCAAGCGCTGCAGTGCATATGCCTGGCGCCCGGGCAATAAACTCATTAGAATTTTTGAACCGTCAAGGGGAGGCAGCGGTACCAAATTAAAAACTGCCAAAATAATGTTATAGTCTCGGGTTAAGGCCAAAACATTCGACCAAAATCCCACAGACATATGCAGTTTGCTCATTATCCCTAACAGCAACGCCACTAATAGCGCCATCAGCACATTAGAAGCCGGTCCGGCTAAAGAAACCAGCAGCATTCCGTTGCGTGTGTTGTGAAAATTGTTAGGGTTTACCGGAACGGGTTTTGCCCAGCCAAATTTAAACAACCATAACATAATCAATCCTAAAGGATCAAGATGAGCGATTGGATTCAGTGTCAGCCTGCCCAAAACCCGGGGTGTTGGATCGCCAAGCCGCACCGCAGCTCTGGCATGAGCATATTCATGTACTGTCAATGCAATTAATAAAGCCGGAATACGGAAAATCATGTCCGGATCAAAACCAAACACTTTGTTGCCTCCTTTACTTCAAAACAACCCACATTTCCCATTTTGGCACAATCCAAGGCCCTGTGCAAGAACCGTATCCTCATTATACTAGAAAACTGTAAAAAAACAAAATTGGCCGCAGTCTGTATTTTTTTTATTACAACATCCCCTGGTACAGCCGGAACTAGAATAAATTCTATCAGCGCAACAAAAGATAGTGATAAAGGAGGAGAGAGCGTGTCAACTTGGAAGAGAAAAATTCAATATTGGGGTATAGCCTGTCTCATTCTATCGCTGTTATCCAGCGGATGCAGTATGTTGACCCCGGCTAAAAAACCAGAGGTCGGTCCTACCGGCGACCCGATAAGCGCAAAACCGAATCCCCCCTTTGCCGAAAGGTTTTGGTCTCCACCGGAAGAATTATATGACTTGGAAGCAACTGCAGGTGTAATATTTGACGGGCTCAGGACCGAACAATGGCCACAGGTGGAAAAAGGATTAAGCACGTTACAGACTACCTGGCTAGAAACCAGACTTTTGATTGGTGAAAAAAAAGGAGCGAAAGAGGCCGATGAAGCGCTGCAAAAATTATCAGCATCAGTTACAGAAAAAAGAGCACCAGAAGTCTATGAAAATCTCAATAGATTTATGGGAAGTATCAGTGAAATCGGCAAATCTTATAAACTTTCCCCGTTGTCGGATATTATTGCCGTAGGAAATGCAGTTCGCAATGTAAGCTTTTATGTGGAAGATAGGAATTGGTCTAAAGCAGCATCCAAAGCAAAAGAGTTGGATGATACTTGGGGACAAGTAAAACCCAGCATGGAAAAAGTGGGCATTTTAAACGAAATTACCAAAACCCATGTCTCAATTAAACAAATAAAAGATGCGGTAAACGCCGAAAACAAAGGAGCGTTTGAGGATCAGGCAGCCAATATAAATGAGAGCATGGGGCGAATCAGAGAGTTTTATCGAGGTAAATAAAGAATCCCGCTGAAACGGGATTCTTTATTTACCTCGATTTTATTTTTCCCTGCTATCATCGGGTTGATCTTTCAGCCGATCTTTATCCTGAGGTTTTAATACTGCCGGGCGAAGAACTTTCGTGGGAATTGGCAGCCTTAGTAATACGTCTTTTAGCGCACTAAAATTAAAAGGTAATGCCGGCCATAAATAGGGAACACCAAACGACCTAGTAAACAGCATAATTAAAAAAATTCCCACTAAACCAACTAGGAATCCGGGTAGTTTAAAAAACATAACTAATAGTAAGAGTATACCGCGAAATAATCGTATTGCCATGGAAAACTCCACACTCGGAGTCGCAAAAGCTCCCACTGCAGCTACTGCAGTATAAAAAATAGTTTCATTGCCAAACAAACCAACTTTTGTTGCAAACTCACCCAGCATGAATGCGCCGATAAAGCCAAGGGCGGTAGATTGAGCAGCCGGAACATGAACAGTCGCCATACGGACTAATTCTACGCCAAATTCGGCTAAGATAAACTGCAAACCAATAGGAATAATTCCAGGATCCTTCGGTCCTAAAAAAGCCAATGCTTCTGGTAACAAATGACGCTGCAGCACAACAGCTAGCCATAACGGAGGCAGTACTAACGAAAGCAGTACTCCCAACAATCGCACTAGCCGGAGATAAGAACCAATAAGTACATTTTGGTGAAATTCTTCCACATGCTGCACATGATGCCACAGAGTAGTGGGCAAAATCATAATATTGGGCGAAGTATCCACAACCAGGCAAAGGTGTCCTTCCAGTAAATGTACCGCAGCTACATCAGGCCGTTCGGTATAACGTACCTTCGGCAGCGGGTTCCACTTATTGCCGCCGACAATATATTCTTCAATTGCCTTTTCCGCCATGGGAACCCCATCAATATTAATATCATTTAAACGTTTTTTGACCATGTCGATAAGATGAGAATTCGTTATGTCTTTTATATAACAAACAGCAATGTCGGTTTGCGACCGAGTTCCAACTTTCACAATTTCAAACCGCAGATTCGGATCCCGCAACCGGCGACGAATTAGAGCAGTATTGAAGGGCAATGTTTCAACAAAGGAATCCCGTGAACCACGGGTTACTTTTTCGATATTTGATTCAGCCGGAGTTCTGGCCGGATAAGCTCTGGCATCGAATACGATCAGCTGAGTTTCGCCATCTATCAGAAACAGAAGCTCCCCTGATAGCAAACTCGTCACAGCGTCATTTAAGTTACTCATTAATTTAACCTGAGAGTGAGTAGCCCGGGTATAAAATAATTTCTGCAGTGTATTTACCGATATTTCTTCTTGGTGCAGAATCATCATGTCTTGAAAAACGTTGGTCAATAAAACATCATTGGTCATACCATTTATTGAAAACGATGCGGCTCGTTTGCGTCCTATCTTGTATTCGCGAAAAACAATATCAAAACTTTCACCTACTCCTAGTAAGCCCTTAAGATAATTAATATTTTTATCTAAATCCTTGTCAATCTTCTGCTCTGCCGTCATATTCAATGCCACTCCGTTTCAACACTTCCTCAATTGCTCGGCGCGTTATCGGCGCCCCCCGGGTTATATCATCAGCCCTATCCATTTTACCAATATCTCCAACTCCAATGATCACCGGCACATCCACGTTATTTAAGACATCTACCGTATCGCCTTTAATGAGCAGCTTGTCACCACACTTTTGTTTAGACTCTCCGTTTTTGTCTACTGCAACGTCAACTACATCACCGCAGCAGTCAATACAGGCATCGGCTTCCACACCATCAATGCCGGTAGTATTAGAAGCAACCGCGACTACTCCCAATACGTTAATATCAGGATGAGATGCTACATACTCCATGGCTGCTTCTCCTTTGCCCTTGTCCTTTCGCCCCCGGTCATCAAACATCACTAATACCGGATCATGATGTACAGTTTTCAATAATTTAACGATTTCATCACCGCTTATCGGCGTTGGGTTACCGGCAGAGGCGGAAATACAGCGTAATCCTAAAGATGTTGCTATATCTTCAACAACATGCTGCGCAACTCTATCGCCGTCGGTTATCATAATAACCCGTACTTTATCCGGCAACATTATTCACCTCCCAAATTTGAGGATTGATTCTCCTCACCCAATAAATTACTGATTTTATTGGCTATTTTTTCACTTTCACTAATAACCTGTTTTAGTTTTTGCAAACTGGCTTCCAATTCATTGGCCAATTCAAACTGGGCTTGAGCCAAGACCTGTGGTGCTGTTTGCACCGCTACGGTATTTTCTTGAGACTTTGTCTGCTTCTGTGATTGCTTCTGGGGTTGATCGGATGATTCCATAACCCCTTGCTGTAAATTACTTTTGCTATTCGAAGTTATTGCTTGTTGAGTAGCTGTTTGCTGAAATTTTTCCAACTGACTATTCAATTTTTGCAGCAGACATATTATTTCTTGATTATCCGCTGTTTTAAGGCTATCCTCGGTGATTTTTGCCTGAGCCTGAACAAACCCTTGTGCTATATCGGCAATCATTGTTTCTGCGTTGCACGAAGCGGCTGGATTCGATTCGGCAACTTGCGCCTTTTGGTCACTTACACTGGATTTTCCACCATGTTCTTCCGTTTCATTTGTTGGCCGGTTAAAGAAATTCATAGTCCGCCGTGAATTTCGTCTGATCATCATCCCACTCCTCCGCTAGAAAAAAAATACCACGCATTTACTGTGAATGAAATTACAGCAACCCGTAAATTTACTACAGCAAAAGGATACTGCAAAACTGACAGCGGATTCAAAACATCCTTTGCTTTTTCCAATTCGACTCCACCGGAAATAGAGCTAACAATAAAATTTGCCAATGTTCCACCCAAAACAATTAATTGTCCGATCATCACACCATCCGGACTCATGACCGCAGCCATGCCAAATGCTCCTGCTGCAACCAGAGAGTTAATTTGGCCATGCATAAAAATAGTCATTAAAACCTCACCTGCTTCCTGGATTAATGCTGCAATCATTACGAAATGCGGATAGCGCAGTCCAGTTAAACATATTGTCAATAGCAGCCCAACGACATCAATCGTTACCATACAGTCAACCTTTGGGATTAAATAATACAGACATGATAAAACCGAATACTACAGCTGCCATAATGCCAACCGATGTTGCCCGCAGTGCGCCGCTAAACAGCCCCCAAAAGCCAAATTTGTTTATATCTTCAATTGTTCCTGACACCAGGGAATGCCCAAATCCAAGCAGCGGTACAGTCGCCCCGGCACCGGCTAAATCAACTAGTGGCTGATATAAGCCAAATCCACTCAATATTCCACCGACAACAACAAATAAAACAAGTACATGGGCTGGGGTCAAAGGAGTTAAGTCCATAAGCAATTGACCAATGACACAGATTAATCCACCAATGATGAATGCCAGTATATAACCTTGCAACAAATTTTTCCCTACCTTTCAAAACAGCTCCGGTATTATAGCGGCCCGCTATTTTATTTTGACCACTGTAATAACAAATAATTCACCATAAGAGAAAAAGAGCGTCTTGGTTAGACGCTCTCTACTAGATTCCGGTTCATTAATGAACATGAAACGCAACTTTTACATCGGCTTTATATTCGGCTATATGTCCATTATCAATATTTGCCGTGAAGTTAGTTACTTCAACCCCGAGTATATCATCAATCGTTTTACTTGCTTCGATAACGGCACTGTCTACCGCATCAGTCCAATTATGACGTGATGTTCCCACCAATTCAATAACTTTTACAACCATAATTATATCCTCCTTATCATATGATGTGGACTCGTTTATAATGTGTACAATTTTTTATAAAAAATACTAGCAAACAATACCGCTGAAAATAGTAACCGGAAGCTTCTGAATATTATAAACCTGCTTGGCACGTACGGGAGATTTTTTAGGCCGCTCATCGCTGTAATATACCCAGGCAAGCGTGCTGACGGTAAGGATTACACTTAGCGTCAAAGCTGCAATAACTATTTTTTTATTCAATTCACGCTCACCTCTTTGCCGCTTATTATGCCCATTAAGGCAAAAAAAAATAGACCCCGAAATGTGAATTAGGAGGTCACCCAAAATTGCCTTATCTTTTTGAGAGCCTGTTTTTCGATTCGTGATACTTGTACTTGGGACAAACCAAGTAAGCTGGCAATCTCCGACTGAGTTTTATCTTCAAAAAAACGCAGTTGAATAATAATCCGTTCTTTATCCGGCAGGCGGAATAAAATTTCTTTTAAAGCCAATCTCTCAATATAAGAATTATCCTGCCCATCAGGGCATTTTATCTGGTCTAAAAGAAGTATAGGATCGCCGCCGTCATCGTGAAAAGCATGATCATATAAGGATGCCGGAGGTTGGATTGCTTCCAGCGCTGAAACAATTTCCTGAGGCGCTAATGCCAGTTCTTTTGCTACTTCGATTATAGTCGGTTCTCTCCCCAATATTCCCTGCAATTTTTCCTGAGTGCGATGTACCCGGTAAGCCAACTCTTTGACCGGGCGGCTTACCTTTATCGGATTATCATCGCGTATATAGCGGCGAATCTCGCCAATTATCATCGGGACAGCATAAGTGGAGAATTTTACGCTATATTTCAAATCAAATCGTTCTACTGCTTTCATTAACCCAATACTACCAATCTGAAATAAATCATCCCATTCATAACCTCGATTGCTAAACCGATGAACTATACTTCGTACCAAATTAAAATTACATTTGATTATTTCTTCTTTAGCTTTTTGACTGCCAGCCTGCGCTCTGGTTATCAGCTCTTTTAACGCTTCATCTCCAAGCATGGGCATCCCACCTAATGCTCAATTTCTATTTTGGAATTAATAACTTTCACCATGGTAACAGTTGTGCCGGCATCTAATTTAGATTGAATCTTCAACTCATCCATAAATGATTCCATAAAAACAAATCCCAGTCCCATGCGTTCCGGATCACTGGAATAGGAAGGCTGGCGCGCCAGTTCGATATCTTGAATTCCCTTACCGTAATCTACAATGCTATACTCAATTCTATTTTCCAATAAAGTCATATTAAGTTTGATAATGCCCAAATCATTTCCATAGCCATGAATGACTGCATTAGAAACAGCTTCCGATACAGCTACTTTTATTTCTTCAATCTCGCTTAGCGTCAGTTCTACCTGCGCTGCGAAGGCCGCCGCCGTCACTCTGGCAATGCCTACATTTTCGCTTAAGCTTTGGAAAGACATTTTAAGCTGATTTTTTACCATACTGTCCTCCTTATAAACACGCTAACGCTTCTGTTTCGGATGGGTATAACTTCATAATTTTAAAAAGCCCGGACAACTCGAAAATTTTTGCCACTTGAGGCTGAATATGAGCGGCCAGTATTTGTCCTCCTCGCAAACTGATCCGTTTGTAACGCCCTAAAATTACACCGAGCCCCGAACTGTCAATAAAGGTTACTCCGGCTAAACTTAATAGTATATTTTTTGCTCCACTGGTATCCAAATTTTGGTCGACTGTTCGGCGAAATTCATCCGCAGAATGCATATCCAATTCGCCTTCCACTCTCACTATTAAAACACCTTGTTTTAACAAAGTCCTAATTTGCAATTCGAGTCCCTCCTCGTCTTTTCTATATTATTCGCCAATAGGAAAATTTTTCCTTCTTATGGTATAAAAAAAGCGCAGCTTTTTTTCTGCGCCTGTTTTTGCTTATATTATCGGGACAATGTAAATAAACTCGAGATCATATTTTGGAATATTTTTATAAAACCGGCTTTTTCGATCGGTTTTTCTGCAATGAGATCTACCTTACCAAGTTCTTTACCATCTTTAATAGCCAGCAGTTCACCGCATTTTTGTCCTTGTTCTACCGGCGCCGTAATAGCCGAACGAACCGCTATCTTTTTCTGTATATTTTTAGTTTGTCCCTTACCAACTAATAGGTTTAAATCCCGGGCAGCAACCAATTGTACCTCTTGTTCCATTCCTTTATTTACCTTTAATCTTTCAACGACAGCACCTTCCTCCACTATTGGAACCGCTGAGTAATTTGCAAATCCCCAATCCATCAGTTTCATACTTTCCCGTAAATGCGACCGCGGCTCCGGTGTAGCAAATACAACAGCAATAAGCCGCAATCCATCCCGTTTTGCTGTTCCGGCAAAACAGTATTTTGCTTCTTCCGTCCAGCCGGTTTTCAATCCATCGGCTCCTTTGTACCACCAAAGCAGCTTGTTGGTATTCACCAGCCAATTCTTTCCTCCTCTTAGCCAATACTCTTTTATACTGCATAATTCCAAGTATAAAGGATGTCGGACGGCTTCCTGGGTGATGACAGCGGTATCATAAGCACTCATGTAATGGTCAGCGGTTGGTAATCCGTTTACATTTGCAAAATGGGTATCCTTTAGCTCTAAACTTTCTGCCCGCTTATTCATAGCCTCCACTGCAGCCTGCTCGCTGCCATAGATGTGTTCCATAATTGCCACTGCCGCATCGTTTGCACTTACGACTGAAACCGCTACTAACAACTCTTGTACTGTCATTTGTTCTCCCGGTTCCAACCAAATTTGCGAACCGCCCTGATGCCAGGCATTTTCGCTGGTAGAAACCTCATCGGTCAATTTAATTTTTCCCTGCTCCACTGCCTCAACCGCCATAAGCAGCGTCATTGACTTGGTTACACTGGCTGGCGGCAGCCGTTTGTGAGAATTTTTTTCATATAGAACAGTTCCATTCGCATCCATCAAGACTGCGGATTGAGCCACGGTATCCAGTGAAGCTGCGAAACCTTCCTTGTGATCACCAACACAAATCACTAGTATTGAGACGAATACAATATAAAACAGGATGGCAATACGACGCAATTGGCACATATAGAAACACGCTCCTTTCATCATTTTTTTTATGGTATCCAATATATAAAATGATTACACTGGAAAGTCCAAACAAAAAGACTGGCCGAAGCCAGTCTAACTAACGTATTCTTTAAATCCGTCATTATCTACCGTTCCTAAAATCAGCTTTGGTTTTTCACAATGAATACTTGAACAGGTAATTGCTTTGAGAATTCGCTGTCTGCTTTCCTGACCTTTAACAAGATCATTCGTATGAATAACCGCGAGCGGCTGACCTGCTCGTATAAAATCACCGATACGGCAGCGCATAATAATTCCGGCCGCTAAATCAATCCGCTGTCCTTTGTATTCCCGACCAGCCCCTAATACCATAGCAGAGTAACCAATTTGGGCTGTATCAATATGTTGAATATAACCCTCCTGCTCACTTTTAACATCTATTTTAAATGCGGCTTCAGGCAGCAATTCTTTTTTTGTTATGAGTTTCGGGTTTCCACCCTGCGAAACAATAAATTCTTGAAACTTATCAAGCGCTTTCTGATTTTCTATCAGCTCAAGAAGCAGTTTGTTAGCTACTATTATATTCGGCGCTTCTCCGGCCAAAACCAACATATGCGCACCTAACAGCAAGGAAACGCGGCGCAGTTCTTCCGGACCATGACCGGTAAGAACATCAATAGCTTCCTTAACCTCTAAACTGTTGCCGACCGCCAGTCCAAGCGGTTCTTCCATACTGGTAAGCACTGCCTTGGTTTCCCGTCCCACTAGGATGCCAATATCAACCATCGTTCGGGCCAGTTCAATGGCAACAGGCAAGTTTTTCATGAATGCACCGCTGCCAACTTTTACATCCAGCAAAATTTTATCGGCACCTGCCGCGATTTTTTTACTCATAATTGAAGAAGCAATCAACGGAATGCTCTCCACCGTTGAAGTCACATCCCGCAAAGCATAGATTTTGCCATCGGCGGGAGCAATGGCCGGACCTTGTCCGGTAATCGCCAAACTATGTTTTTTTACAGCATCAAGGAATTCATTTTTGTCAAGTTGAGTACGAAAACCCGGAATAGATTCCAGTTTATCAATTGTACCGCCAGTAAATCCCAAACCACGTCCGGACATTTTAGCAACAGGCACACCGGCTGCAGCCACTAACGGTGCTACAATCAACGTTGTCGTATCGGCAACACCGCCGGTACTGTGCTTATCAATCTTAATTCCGGCAATGGAACTTAAATCAACCATTTCACCGGATCGGGCCATGGCTATAGTTAGAGCAGCCGTTTCCTCCCGATTCATGCCTTGCAGAAATGTCGCCATCAGCCAGGCAGCCATTTGATAATCCGGGATTTCATCCTTGGTATATGCAGAAATAATATATTCGAGTTCTGCGGGAGTATGCGATAATCCTTCCCGCTTTTTACGGATAAGGTTGACCATTCGCATCATCATCACCTGCTATTTCCGGGAGTAACCCTTGTAAAAATTTTCTCAGTAATCAGATTATGTTATGCACGCGGATGCGCCTTATCATATACTTCTTTTAAATGATTTTTCGTCACATGTGTATAAATCTGAGTGGTGGATATATCCGCATGCCCCAGCATTTCTTGGACGGAACGGAGGTCGGCCCCATTTTCCAGCAGATGGGCGGCAAAAGAATGGCGAAGTGTATGCGGCGTAATATCTTTCGTAATATTCGCTTCCTGGGCATATTTTTTTATAATTTTCCAGAAGCCTTGTCTGGTTAGCCGATTGCCGTGATGATTGACAAACAGTGCCGCTTCTTCATAGGTGCGTACTAACTTTGTTCTGCCTTTATGGATATATTCCTGAACACATTTAACAGCAATTGAGCCAAGTGGAACAATCCGCTCCTTTGCCCCTTTACCATAACATTTTATATATCCCATATCCAGATTTACATCTGAAATATTGAGGGAAATTAACTCCGACACCCGAATGCCAGTAGCATATAACAATTCCAGCATTGCTTTATCCCGCATTCCCGCCGGCATAGACCCATTCGGCTGCTTTAAAAGCTCTTCTACTTCAGCAATAGAAAGAATTTTTGGCAGTTTTTTCTCCAGCTTGGGAGATTCTAAATTTGCCGCCGGATCTTTATCTAAATAGCGTTCCCTTACTAAATATTGATAGAAGGATTTAATAGCAGCAAGATTACGTGATATCGTGGAAACAGCTCGTCCTTTAGATTGGAGATTTGTCAAATAAGCAAGGATGGTGTTACGATTGGAATCCTTCAAAATTTCCATCTGACTATTTTGTAAATATGTTTGAAATTGACGCAAGTCTCTACCATATGATTCTAAGGTATTTTGGGCTAACCCACGCTCAACTGCGAGATAGTTAATAAATTCATTAACATAGCTTTCCATATTTACCACCCTTTTCCCGGAATTCCGGTCATAAAGTCATTATAATGCCTTGTACAGACACATAAGACTTTATCTAATTTTAATTCCACATTAAGTTATATATTTCCTTTCTTTAC
This window harbors:
- the spoIIAB gene encoding anti-sigma F factor, with product MVKNQLKMSFQSLSENVGIARVTAAAFAAQVELTLSEIEEIKVAVSEAVSNAVIHGYGNDLGIIKLNMTLLENRIEYSIVDYGKGIQDIELARQPSYSSDPERMGLGFVFMESFMDELKIQSKLDAGTTVTMVKVINSKIEIEH
- a CDS encoding dodecin family protein — translated: MVVKVIELVGTSRHNWTDAVDSAVIEASKTIDDILGVEVTNFTANIDNGHIAEYKADVKVAFHVH
- the spoVAE gene encoding stage V sporulation protein AE, which translates into the protein MLQGYILAFIIGGLICVIGQLLMDLTPLTPAHVLVLFVVVGGILSGFGLYQPLVDLAGAGATVPLLGFGHSLVSGTIEDINKFGFWGLFSGALRATSVGIMAAVVFGFIMSVLFNPKG
- the spoIIAA gene encoding anti-sigma F factor antagonist, giving the protein MQIRTLLKQGVLIVRVEGELDMHSADEFRRTVDQNLDTSGAKNILLSLAGVTFIDSSGLGVILGRYKRISLRGGQILAAHIQPQVAKIFELSGLFKIMKLYPSETEALACL
- a CDS encoding SigF/SigG family RNA polymerase sporulation sigma factor produces the protein MLGDEALKELITRAQAGSQKAKEEIIKCNFNLVRSIVHRFSNRGYEWDDLFQIGSIGLMKAVERFDLKYSVKFSTYAVPMIIGEIRRYIRDDNPIKVSRPVKELAYRVHRTQEKLQGILGREPTIIEVAKELALAPQEIVSALEAIQPPASLYDHAFHDDGGDPILLLDQIKCPDGQDNSYIERLALKEILFRLPDKERIIIQLRFFEDKTQSEIASLLGLSQVQVSRIEKQALKKIRQFWVTS
- a CDS encoding site-2 protease family protein → MFGFDPDMIFRIPALLIALTVHEYAHARAAVRLGDPTPRVLGRLTLNPIAHLDPLGLIMLWLFKFGWAKPVPVNPNNFHNTRNGMLLVSLAGPASNVLMALLVALLLGIMSKLHMSVGFWSNVLALTRDYNIILAVFNLVPLPPLDGSKILMSLLPGRQAYALQRLEPYGPFILMALVYVGIIGAILYPFEYGLYYIINKIIMIIF
- a CDS encoding segregation/condensation protein A; protein product: MAAYKVKLEIFEGPMDLLMHLIEKDELDIYDIPIAKITEQYLDYLQALKEFNIDIASEFLVMAATLLQIKSRILLPNPVENAALDDEAGDPRQELIDRLLEYRKFKQMAGVMEEMAKNHRRYFSRLPQIFAEQVLLPEGLKLDDLLAAFAAVWESKEPSSALVDHDEFSVQDKMYDILHLLRQNDGSVEFSRVFIRAGTRSEMIVSFLALLELMRLTRVNIRQEKSFAPIYLMLRR
- a CDS encoding DUF4363 family protein, producing MAQSKALCKNRILIILENCKKTKLAAVCIFFITTSPGTAGTRINSISATKDSDKGGESVSTWKRKIQYWGIACLILSLLSSGCSMLTPAKKPEVGPTGDPISAKPNPPFAERFWSPPEELYDLEATAGVIFDGLRTEQWPQVEKGLSTLQTTWLETRLLIGEKKGAKEADEALQKLSASVTEKRAPEVYENLNRFMGSISEIGKSYKLSPLSDIIAVGNAVRNVSFYVEDRNWSKAASKAKELDDTWGQVKPSMEKVGILNEITKTHVSIKQIKDAVNAENKGAFEDQAANINESMGRIREFYRGK
- a CDS encoding stage V sporulation protein AE, giving the protein MLPDKVRVIMITDGDRVAQHVVEDIATSLGLRCISASAGNPTPISGDEIVKLLKTVHHDPVLVMFDDRGRKDKGKGEAAMEYVASHPDINVLGVVAVASNTTGIDGVEADACIDCCGDVVDVAVDKNGESKQKCGDKLLIKGDTVDVLNNVDVPVIIGVGDIGKMDRADDITRGAPITRRAIEEVLKRSGIEYDGRAED
- a CDS encoding spore germination protein, whose product is MALNMTAEQKIDKDLDKNINYLKGLLGVGESFDIVFREYKIGRKRAASFSINGMTNDVLLTNVFQDMMILHQEEISVNTLQKLFYTRATHSQVKLMSNLNDAVTSLLSGELLFLIDGETQLIVFDARAYPARTPAESNIEKVTRGSRDSFVETLPFNTALIRRRLRDPNLRFEIVKVGTRSQTDIAVCYIKDITNSHLIDMVKKRLNDINIDGVPMAEKAIEEYIVGGNKWNPLPKVRYTERPDVAAVHLLEGHLCLVVDTSPNIMILPTTLWHHVQHVEEFHQNVLIGSYLRLVRLLGVLLSLVLPPLWLAVVLQRHLLPEALAFLGPKDPGIIPIGLQFILAEFGVELVRMATVHVPAAQSTALGFIGAFMLGEFATKVGLFGNETIFYTAVAAVGAFATPSVEFSMAIRLFRGILLLLVMFFKLPGFLVGLVGIFLIMLFTRSFGVPYLWPALPFNFSALKDVLLRLPIPTKVLRPAVLKPQDKDRLKDQPDDSREK
- the trpS gene encoding tryptophan--tRNA ligase; translated protein: MSKGRIFSGMQPSGRFHLGNYLGALENWVKLQHEYECFFSIVDWHALTSSFDNTSKIPENIHNMALDWLSAGLDPERNVIFVQSQVKEHAELHLLLSMITPLSWLERVPTYKDKLQQLGSQGKDINTYGFLGYPELMTADIILYKADTVPVGEDQIPHLELTREILRRFNNLYQPIFPEPKPFLSQAPLLPGIDGRKMSKSYGNEIPFAASPDELRGRVRLMVTDPQRVKKTDPGHPDICTVYAFHKIFSKEDLDNVTSCCTQAEIGCVECKKRLAEKMVTDLADIHNRRKALAAKPQRVQEILVYGAERARKVASRTMEEVRRAMNLS